Proteins encoded by one window of Bacteroidota bacterium:
- a CDS encoding MBOAT family O-acyltransferase, with amino-acid sequence MLFNSLDFVFFFPAVVAIYFALPYRYRWMLLLGASYLFYGLWEWSYLGLIWFSTTVDYFAARAMGERKTKKARRPFLWASLAGNLGLLFFFKYFDWASMNVGGLADMLGWDINTPVFNLLLPVGISFYTFQTLAYTIDVYRGKVDAEKHFGIFALYVTFFPQLVAGPIERSGNLLPQFFRKHDFSYNRTVSGLRLMAWGFFKKLVIADRVSLYVNIVFADIGSASSAQIIVAGGFFAYQVYCDFSGYCDIAIGAARIMGYDLSQNFNRPYFATSTAELWRRWHMTLVDWFRDYVYYPLGGSRGRAKAFRNVMIVFFLTGVWHGASWTFAIWGMLNGLIIIASVSTKKFRDNNWRMIEKAVAGHTAPIRKRRAGSKPRPVPTPAPIAARGFTLRPSLNMVRQFRYVTSVIGTFGLFYITGTWFRAQSVADGWQVYVTWAKTPWEGFGAWMVEGFTPAMMVISLSMIMLLEAVHVVQERGHSVAGLLARMPRALRWTFYWGLIFIILFFGVFDNEQFIYFQF; translated from the coding sequence ATGCTCTTCAATTCCCTCGACTTCGTCTTCTTCTTCCCGGCGGTCGTCGCGATCTACTTCGCGCTGCCGTACAGGTACCGCTGGATGCTGCTGCTCGGAGCCAGCTACCTGTTCTACGGGCTCTGGGAGTGGTCCTACCTCGGCCTGATCTGGTTCTCCACCACGGTCGACTACTTCGCCGCACGGGCGATGGGAGAGAGGAAAACGAAGAAGGCGCGGCGTCCCTTCCTCTGGGCGAGTCTCGCAGGCAACCTGGGACTGCTGTTTTTCTTCAAGTACTTCGACTGGGCGAGCATGAACGTCGGTGGGCTAGCCGACATGCTCGGGTGGGACATCAACACGCCAGTGTTCAACCTGCTGCTGCCGGTCGGCATCTCGTTCTACACGTTCCAGACGCTCGCCTACACCATCGACGTGTACCGCGGCAAGGTGGACGCCGAGAAGCACTTCGGCATCTTTGCGCTCTACGTGACGTTCTTCCCGCAGCTCGTCGCGGGGCCGATCGAACGCTCGGGCAACCTGCTCCCGCAGTTCTTCCGCAAGCACGACTTCTCGTACAACCGCACCGTGAGCGGCCTGCGGCTGATGGCGTGGGGCTTCTTCAAGAAGCTCGTCATCGCCGACCGCGTCTCGCTCTACGTCAACATCGTCTTCGCCGATATCGGGAGCGCGTCGTCGGCGCAGATCATCGTGGCGGGCGGGTTCTTCGCCTACCAGGTCTACTGCGACTTCTCAGGCTATTGCGACATCGCCATCGGGGCGGCGCGCATCATGGGCTACGACCTGTCGCAGAACTTCAACCGGCCCTATTTCGCCACCTCAACAGCGGAGCTGTGGCGGCGCTGGCATATGACGCTCGTGGACTGGTTCCGCGACTACGTCTACTACCCGCTCGGCGGCAGCCGGGGCCGCGCTAAGGCGTTCCGCAACGTGATGATCGTCTTCTTCCTTACTGGCGTCTGGCACGGCGCGTCCTGGACGTTCGCTATCTGGGGCATGCTCAACGGCCTCATCATTATCGCGAGCGTGTCGACGAAGAAATTCCGCGACAACAACTGGCGAATGATCGAGAAAGCCGTTGCGGGCCATACGGCACCGATTCGCAAGCGTAGGGCGGGCAGCAAGCCGCGCCCCGTCCCCACGCCCGCGCCGATCGCAGCGCGCGGCTTCACGCTGCGGCCGTCGCTCAACATGGTCCGGCAGTTCCGCTACGTCACGAGCGTCATCGGCACCTTCGGCCTGTTCTACATCACCGGCACGTGGTTCCGCGCCCAATCCGTTGCCGACGGCTGGCAAGTCTATGTCACCTGGGCAAAGACCCCGTGGGAAGGATTTGGCGCATGGATGGTCGAAGGGTTCACGCCCGCGATGATGGTCATCAGCCTCAGCATGATCATGCTCCTCGAAGCGGTGCACGTCGTGCAGGAGCGTGGCCACTCGGTCGCGGGGCTGCTCGCCAGGATGCCGCGCGCGCTGCGCTGGACGTTCTACTGGGGCTTGATCTTCATCATCCTCTTCTTCGGCGTCTTCGACAACGAGCAGTTCATCTACTTCCAGTTCTAA
- a CDS encoding universal stress protein, giving the protein MSAAPLLAALDIADDASRALVTAADYAERTGRDLHILNVRASMPTYVPKTDPDAGFRAMVEVKVDQALGPGACVQLQPTIHVVHGDAPAHATISLADEIAPALVVLGTHGRRGYQRFAHGSVAEEVIRKAPCAVLAVPNGAERLTPSPDRPVLIPIDLSDHSAAALRAGAEFAARYDAPVIVLHSVPPSGFGAGRYVISGRVQSSISEATRSAVGLHIADSGINADEVLIEPGFPDEVIDRIAEERQVGCIAMGTHGRRGIEYAVVGSITESVMRRAACPVLAVRA; this is encoded by the coding sequence TCGCCGCCCTCGACATCGCCGACGATGCCAGCCGCGCCCTTGTCACCGCCGCCGACTACGCCGAGCGCACCGGACGCGACCTCCACATCCTCAACGTGCGAGCCTCCATGCCGACGTACGTGCCCAAGACGGACCCCGACGCGGGTTTCCGTGCGATGGTGGAAGTAAAGGTGGATCAGGCTCTCGGCCCAGGCGCATGCGTGCAGCTCCAGCCGACCATTCACGTCGTCCACGGCGATGCGCCTGCCCACGCGACCATTTCACTTGCGGATGAGATCGCGCCCGCACTCGTCGTACTTGGCACGCACGGTCGACGTGGCTACCAGCGGTTTGCCCACGGCAGCGTAGCTGAAGAGGTCATTCGTAAGGCCCCCTGTGCCGTGTTGGCTGTGCCGAACGGAGCAGAGCGCCTCACGCCGAGCCCGGATCGCCCGGTGCTGATCCCGATCGACCTCTCTGATCACAGCGCGGCGGCTCTCAGGGCGGGCGCTGAGTTTGCCGCACGCTACGACGCGCCAGTGATCGTCCTGCACTCGGTCCCGCCATCCGGCTTCGGGGCGGGCCGCTACGTGATCTCCGGGCGCGTGCAGTCTTCGATCTCCGAGGCGACGCGCAGCGCCGTCGGGCTCCACATCGCCGACTCCGGCATCAACGCCGACGAGGTGCTCATCGAGCCGGGCTTCCCGGACGAGGTCATCGACCGCATCGCCGAGGAGCGGCAGGTCGGCTGCATCGCGATGGGCACGCACGGGCGGCGAGGGATCGAGTACGCCGTTGTCGGCAGCATCACCGAGTCGGTGATGCGCCGCGCGGCCTGCCCGGTGCTCGCCGTACGCGCCTAG
- a CDS encoding dicarboxylate/amino acid:cation symporter — MAWYKKLHWQIILGLVFGLIYGVVAAVSGWGGFVDAWIAPWGIIFLNGLKLIAVPLVLVSLILGVASLSDLRKLSRIGGKTIGIYLGTTAVAVTIGLLAVNLLQPGDYVPEAMQQELADAYGGDAQSRMDRAEAAQQRGPLQFLVDIVPQNFFAAVGNNGNMLQVVFMALLIGIGLIQIPREKAEPVLRVVEGLNDVVIRLVDVIMLLAPVGVFALLASAITEVAGDDPSRILRLVGALGVYCLTVLLGLGLHVAITYMTLLKTFSPMQIWTFFQGIGPAQLVAFSTSSSGATLPVTMERCEEKLGVSEEVSSFVLPLGATINMDGTALYQAVAAVFIAQAIGMDLALGAQLTIVLTAVLASIGTAAVPGAGIIMLVIILEAVGVPAAGIALILGVDRILDMIRTVVNITGDATVATIVAASEGQLGEPNLSDESDRLRMSAEV, encoded by the coding sequence ATGGCCTGGTACAAGAAGCTCCACTGGCAGATCATCCTCGGCCTGGTTTTCGGTCTGATCTACGGCGTGGTGGCGGCCGTCAGCGGCTGGGGCGGCTTCGTAGACGCCTGGATTGCGCCGTGGGGCATCATCTTCCTGAACGGTCTCAAGCTCATCGCTGTGCCGCTCGTGCTCGTGTCGCTCATCCTTGGCGTAGCGAGCCTGAGCGACCTCCGCAAGCTCTCGCGCATCGGCGGCAAGACCATCGGCATCTACCTGGGGACCACAGCGGTCGCGGTCACCATCGGGCTCCTCGCCGTCAACCTGCTCCAGCCGGGCGACTATGTCCCGGAGGCCATGCAGCAGGAGCTAGCAGATGCCTACGGCGGCGATGCGCAGTCGCGCATGGACCGCGCCGAAGCCGCCCAGCAGCGCGGGCCCCTCCAGTTCCTCGTCGACATCGTGCCGCAGAACTTCTTCGCGGCCGTGGGCAACAACGGCAACATGCTCCAGGTCGTCTTCATGGCGCTGCTGATCGGCATCGGGCTGATCCAGATTCCGCGCGAGAAGGCCGAGCCCGTCCTGCGGGTGGTCGAGGGACTCAACGACGTGGTGATCCGGCTCGTGGATGTCATCATGCTGCTGGCGCCGGTCGGCGTGTTCGCGCTGCTCGCGAGCGCCATCACCGAGGTCGCGGGCGATGATCCGTCGCGCATACTCCGGCTCGTCGGGGCCCTCGGCGTCTACTGCCTGACGGTGCTGCTCGGCCTCGGCCTGCACGTCGCGATCACCTACATGACGCTCCTCAAGACTTTCTCGCCGATGCAGATCTGGACGTTCTTCCAGGGCATCGGCCCAGCGCAACTCGTGGCCTTCTCGACCTCGTCGTCCGGCGCGACGCTGCCCGTTACGATGGAGCGTTGCGAGGAGAAGCTCGGCGTGAGCGAGGAGGTGTCGAGCTTCGTGCTGCCGCTCGGCGCGACGATCAACATGGACGGCACGGCGCTCTACCAGGCGGTCGCTGCGGTGTTCATCGCGCAGGCCATCGGGATGGACCTCGCGCTCGGCGCGCAGCTCACGATCGTGCTCACGGCCGTGCTCGCCTCCATCGGCACGGCGGCGGTGCCGGGCGCCGGGATCATCATGCTCGTCATCATCCTCGAAGCCGTCGGCGTCCCCGCCGCGGGCATCGCGCTCATCCTCGGCGTGGACCGCATCCTCGACATGATCCGCACCGTGGTCAACATCACGGGCGACGCCACCGTGGCAACGATCGTAGCTGCGTCGGAGGGTCAGCTCGGCGAGCCGAACCTCTCCGACGAAAGCGACCGGCTGCGGATGAGCGCCGAGGTGTGA
- a CDS encoding DUF92 domain-containing protein → MAAISDFVWFWAFGGVLLVGVGVGELLRARGWPGEASRRFVHAWTGLAVAGCPLLFDNPFWIYVLATGFIGVNLWAIPRGVFRGMHAIERQSLGTVVFPTALLVALWACWTLDATRAFALQTAFLVLALADPVASLVGETLRRPGRFSMGGNTKSLAGTAAFFVTATLLAWSALVWLDPFAFTPAEYAATALLVAVLATGAELIGGKGWDNLTIVVAVIVPLVFLREAPGELVSLAVALGWALAFGVLAYGARFLDLGGAIAASLLAFSVVGLGGWDWALPGFAFFVLSSLLSKLGKRRKSAVVQAEKGSRRDAGQVYANGGVAWLLLLVHVVAPQPWLYWGFVGAFAAAAADTWATEIGTWVRGATRSVWTWKPVAPGASGGVSIAGTLGALAGAATVFAPLPFVATARLAEVGTGTAFAVVVLGGVLASLLDSALGATAQALYRDVRTRALTERAATGFDDDRVPNPLVRGWAWVTNDRVNLAGTLAGAALVAVASLFL, encoded by the coding sequence ATGGCAGCGATCAGCGACTTCGTTTGGTTCTGGGCGTTCGGCGGCGTGCTGCTCGTCGGCGTGGGCGTGGGCGAACTGCTCCGGGCGCGAGGGTGGCCCGGCGAGGCGTCGCGCCGCTTCGTGCATGCTTGGACGGGGCTCGCAGTGGCCGGCTGTCCGCTGCTCTTCGACAATCCGTTCTGGATCTACGTCCTCGCCACGGGCTTCATCGGCGTGAACCTGTGGGCGATCCCGCGCGGCGTGTTTCGAGGCATGCACGCCATCGAGCGGCAGAGCCTCGGCACGGTGGTGTTTCCGACCGCGCTGCTGGTGGCGCTCTGGGCGTGCTGGACGCTCGATGCGACGCGCGCCTTCGCGCTGCAGACGGCATTTCTCGTGCTCGCGCTGGCCGACCCCGTCGCTTCGCTCGTCGGGGAGACACTCCGCAGGCCTGGACGGTTTTCGATGGGGGGCAACACAAAGTCGTTGGCCGGGACGGCGGCGTTCTTCGTGACCGCGACCTTGCTCGCGTGGTCCGCACTCGTCTGGCTCGACCCGTTCGCGTTCACGCCCGCAGAGTATGCGGCGACCGCACTCCTGGTCGCGGTGCTCGCAACCGGTGCCGAACTCATCGGCGGAAAGGGGTGGGACAACCTGACGATCGTGGTGGCCGTCATCGTCCCGCTTGTGTTCCTCCGGGAAGCCCCGGGCGAACTGGTGTCGCTGGCGGTTGCGCTCGGATGGGCGCTGGCGTTCGGGGTGCTAGCGTATGGCGCGCGCTTTCTCGACCTCGGCGGAGCCATCGCGGCGAGCCTGCTGGCCTTCTCTGTCGTGGGCCTCGGCGGGTGGGACTGGGCGCTGCCGGGCTTCGCCTTCTTTGTGTTGTCGAGCCTGCTCTCGAAGCTCGGGAAGCGGCGGAAGTCAGCGGTCGTGCAGGCCGAGAAGGGGAGCCGTCGCGACGCCGGGCAGGTCTACGCCAACGGCGGCGTCGCATGGCTGCTGTTGCTCGTACACGTAGTCGCGCCACAGCCGTGGCTCTACTGGGGCTTTGTGGGCGCGTTTGCCGCCGCCGCCGCCGATACGTGGGCGACTGAGATCGGGACGTGGGTGCGCGGCGCGACGCGCTCGGTGTGGACGTGGAAACCTGTCGCGCCAGGCGCTTCGGGCGGCGTCTCCATCGCGGGCACGCTCGGCGCGCTGGCCGGAGCCGCGACAGTCTTCGCGCCGCTGCCGTTCGTGGCGACTGCGCGGCTTGCCGAGGTGGGCACTGGGACGGCCTTCGCAGTTGTCGTCCTCGGGGGTGTCCTCGCCTCGCTCCTCGACAGCGCGCTCGGAGCCACGGCGCAGGCACTCTACCGCGACGTGCGTACGCGGGCGCTCACCGAACGCGCGGCCACGGGGTTCGATGACGACCGCGTGCCCAACCCACTCGTGCGCGGCTGGGCCTGGGTGACCAACGACCGTGTCAACCTCGCGGGGACGCTCGCCGGGGCCGCGCTCGTGGCAGTGGCTAGCCTGTTCCTCTGA
- a CDS encoding glycosyltransferase family 4 protein, with product MQPATFPRTLFLDHAAVLGGAELSLLDIARSAGPESVVALYADGPFRSRLSESGVAVEVLDAPQALLDVTRDGGLAGALGVVPAIWAQARRVARRLRDFDVALANSQKAFVTAALAAPLARRPVVWHLRDVMTADHFSRANRTVAITLANRFAAAVICNSQATADAFVEAGGKEKLVRVVLNGIDPTPFDAVTDEEVAAAKAALGLDERPVVGVFSRLAPWKGQHVLLDALEGLPDVQALVVGDAIFPEDRAYAETLRSQAAQPPLAGRVVLPGFRNDVPVLLHCCDIVAHTSVAAEPFGRVIVEGMLAERAVVATAAGGAVEILDDQTTGRLVPPGDAAALRTALAALLADPSRTRTMAAAARTDALTRFGTARVAQEVAAVLRDVSARSS from the coding sequence TTGCAGCCTGCAACGTTCCCCCGCACGCTCTTCCTCGACCATGCGGCGGTGCTGGGCGGGGCGGAGCTGTCACTGCTCGACATCGCGCGGTCGGCGGGGCCGGAGAGCGTGGTGGCGCTCTACGCGGATGGGCCGTTCCGCAGCCGCCTTTCTGAGTCGGGTGTAGCCGTCGAGGTGCTCGACGCGCCGCAGGCGTTGCTCGACGTGACGCGCGATGGGGGACTGGCCGGGGCACTCGGCGTCGTCCCCGCGATCTGGGCGCAGGCGCGTCGTGTGGCGAGGCGGCTGCGCGACTTCGACGTGGCGCTGGCCAACTCGCAGAAGGCGTTTGTGACGGCGGCGCTCGCGGCCCCGCTGGCACGGCGCCCCGTAGTGTGGCACCTCCGCGACGTGATGACGGCGGATCACTTCAGCCGCGCCAACCGGACGGTCGCGATCACCCTCGCCAACCGCTTCGCCGCCGCGGTGATCTGCAACAGCCAGGCGACCGCCGATGCGTTCGTGGAAGCTGGCGGTAAGGAAAAGCTCGTGCGCGTCGTGCTCAACGGCATCGACCCGACTCCGTTCGACGCGGTCACGGACGAAGAAGTCGCCGCAGCGAAAGCCGCGCTGGGGCTCGACGAGCGGCCCGTGGTGGGCGTGTTCAGCCGCCTCGCGCCGTGGAAAGGGCAGCACGTGCTGCTCGACGCGCTGGAGGGCCTCCCGGACGTGCAAGCGCTGGTCGTGGGCGATGCCATCTTCCCGGAGGACCGCGCCTATGCTGAGACACTGCGGTCTCAGGCGGCACAGCCGCCGCTTGCGGGGCGCGTCGTGCTGCCCGGCTTCCGGAATGACGTGCCCGTTCTGTTGCACTGCTGCGACATCGTGGCGCACACATCCGTGGCCGCCGAGCCCTTTGGCCGGGTGATTGTCGAAGGCATGCTTGCTGAACGCGCGGTCGTCGCCACCGCTGCAGGCGGCGCCGTCGAAATCCTGGACGACCAGACGACGGGTCGCCTGGTTCCCCCCGGCGACGCTGCCGCGCTCCGCACTGCCCTCGCCGCCCTCCTCGCCGACCCCAGCCGCACCCGCACGATGGCCGCCGCCGCCCGCACCGACGCCCTGACCCGATTTGGCACGGCTCGGGTCGCCCAGGAAGTGGCCGCGGTGCTCCGGGACGTCTCGGCGCGCTCGTCGTAA